In Devosia beringensis, a single window of DNA contains:
- a CDS encoding alpha/beta fold hydrolase, with the protein MNQIIFAPAETVGAATAPVPLVLLGGTACDDRLFAPLLERLGWPLTQVMALEGAATAPALAAHLLAQAPPRFALLGFSLGGIVALEMIAQAPERIAGLALIGTTPLPDPADNAGQRRAAVATARADGMDSFIVDSWDKLVSPAHADNAALRALITAMAADTGVDLLAAQIEVAIHRADSRPRLSAIAVPTLILAGADEAVCPLSAHQELADGIAGARYFTIPQAGHFAPLENPASVARHVRDWLALCTTDPAIPAEPQGAIMNDAPNPTKSKGSPAMAAAESVLQVERRDYKDLAPTDRPRSQSLDGFDDIYTDIVDYIIRCTHKIWDERDIGLIYTHYTHNCVLYGTTGNIYNREDIVRDTIQRLVSFPERRGMGTQVIWNGNDQDGFYTSHLVTGSGRHTQYGHLGQPTGKPFVSRTIADCMIHRNMIYREWVVSDQMAIIKQLGLDPNHFAMRTAKAKFDAGLTSLDIGENRRVLGQTRPTEKADVSLAHNDIEAQTIEMLHEIFVKRMFGKIAECYAPNAQYHGPLMKELYGVAAIIHQHLGLIGSLPDASYEIQHVASNPCEEGGTKVAVRWIMEGHHLGYGILGELGDPTGKRVQVMGMSHYHWKDGKVVDEWNVYDELSLLVQIKLGQLAEAA; encoded by the coding sequence ATGAACCAGATTATTTTCGCTCCGGCCGAAACGGTGGGTGCCGCCACGGCGCCGGTGCCGCTCGTGCTGCTGGGCGGCACGGCCTGCGACGACAGATTGTTCGCGCCGCTGCTGGAGCGGTTGGGCTGGCCACTGACGCAGGTGATGGCGCTGGAGGGGGCAGCGACAGCGCCGGCCCTGGCCGCGCACCTGCTGGCGCAGGCGCCGCCGCGCTTTGCCCTGCTGGGCTTTTCGCTGGGTGGCATCGTGGCGCTGGAAATGATCGCCCAGGCGCCCGAGCGGATTGCCGGGCTGGCGCTCATCGGCACGACCCCCCTGCCCGATCCGGCCGACAATGCCGGCCAGCGCCGCGCTGCGGTGGCAACTGCCCGTGCCGATGGGATGGACAGCTTTATTGTCGACAGCTGGGACAAACTGGTGTCCCCCGCCCATGCTGACAATGCCGCGCTGCGCGCCCTGATCACCGCCATGGCGGCCGACACCGGCGTCGACCTGCTCGCTGCGCAGATAGAAGTCGCCATTCACCGGGCCGATAGCCGGCCCCGATTGTCTGCCATCGCCGTGCCCACGCTGATCCTGGCCGGGGCCGACGAGGCGGTGTGCCCGCTGTCGGCGCACCAGGAACTGGCCGACGGCATTGCCGGAGCGCGCTACTTTACCATTCCACAAGCGGGCCACTTTGCGCCGCTTGAAAATCCTGCCAGCGTGGCGCGTCATGTACGCGACTGGCTGGCCCTGTGCACGACCGATCCAGCCATTCCGGCAGAACCTCAAGGAGCCATCATGAACGACGCCCCCAACCCAACCAAGAGCAAGGGCAGTCCCGCCATGGCGGCCGCGGAATCCGTGCTGCAGGTCGAACGCCGTGACTACAAGGATCTGGCGCCGACAGACCGGCCGCGCAGCCAGTCGCTGGACGGCTTCGACGACATCTATACCGACATCGTCGATTACATCATCCGCTGCACCCACAAGATCTGGGACGAGCGCGATATCGGGCTGATCTATACCCATTACACGCATAACTGCGTGCTCTATGGCACGACCGGCAATATCTACAATCGCGAAGATATCGTGCGCGACACGATCCAGCGGCTGGTGAGCTTTCCCGAACGGCGCGGCATGGGCACCCAGGTGATCTGGAATGGCAATGATCAGGACGGCTTCTATACCAGTCATCTGGTGACCGGTTCGGGCCGCCACACCCAATATGGCCATCTCGGCCAGCCCACCGGCAAGCCCTTTGTCAGCCGCACGATTGCCGACTGCATGATCCACCGCAACATGATCTATCGCGAGTGGGTGGTGTCGGACCAGATGGCCATCATCAAGCAACTCGGCCTCGACCCCAACCACTTTGCCATGCGCACCGCCAAGGCCAAGTTCGATGCCGGCCTGACCTCGCTGGATATTGGCGAAAACCGCCGTGTCCTTGGCCAGACACGACCGACCGAGAAAGCCGATGTGAGCCTGGCGCATAACGATATCGAGGCGCAGACCATCGAGATGCTGCACGAGATTTTCGTCAAGCGCATGTTCGGCAAGATTGCCGAATGCTATGCGCCCAATGCGCAGTATCACGGCCCGCTGATGAAGGAGCTCTACGGCGTTGCCGCCATCATCCACCAGCATCTGGGGCTGATCGGCTCGCTGCCCGACGCCAGCTACGAGATCCAGCATGTCGCCTCCAATCCCTGCGAAGAGGGCGGCACCAAGGTGGCCGTGCGCTGGATCATGGAAGGCCACCATCTGGGCTATGGCATTCTGGGCGAATTGGGCGACCCGACCGGCAAGCGCGTGCAGGTGATGGGCATGAGCCATTATCACTGGAAGGACGGCAAGGTCGTTGACGAGTGGAATGTCTATGACGAGCTGAGCCTGCTCGTGCAGATCAAGCTGGGCCAGTTGGCCGAAGCCGCCTGA
- the treZ gene encoding malto-oligosyltrehalose trehalohydrolase yields MTHHWGAVPHDDGTWSVATWAPSAKAVTVELKGGKQAMVPDGDGWWYARVGASPGTSYQFISDGQTMPDPASRLQAGGVHAQSVLVDHRTYPWRSSWQGRPWPEAVIYELHVGTFTPEGTFAAAMDRLDELADLGITAIEVMPVGQWSGKRGWGYDGVLPYAPHPAYGTPDAFKAFVDHAHGLGMMVILDIVMNHFGSEGAHLHSLAPEFFAPERHTPWGAAIHFDLPAVREFWIACASMWIADYRLDGLRFDAVHEITGPGADDFLAEMATRLRALDPARRIHLITEDDRNSPRWREDGLYDASWNDDFHHAIHTALTGEDHDYYASYAVDPIGDLCRALAHGQVEEGQERQGRDGPRGEKSDHLQPTAFVNAIQTHDQIGNRPHGERLITLADAKAVEVAYAMLLVAPYVPMIVMGEERGEQAPFLFFADFHGELADNVREGRAAEIGAIAAAEEPPPDPLAVDTFAASKLTWKTDAAAQSWLALTRQALAFRRDYVVPLLKSGRVGAAQARRIGGSAIEANWRFAAGSLHLAVNFGTVGAFPPGAQEPQFTLNRIERDNFALSVQGHFHD; encoded by the coding sequence ATGACACATCACTGGGGCGCCGTTCCCCATGACGACGGCACCTGGTCAGTCGCGACCTGGGCGCCATCCGCCAAGGCCGTGACCGTCGAGCTCAAAGGCGGCAAGCAGGCCATGGTGCCCGATGGCGATGGATGGTGGTACGCGCGCGTCGGCGCGTCGCCCGGCACGTCCTATCAGTTCATCTCCGACGGCCAGACCATGCCGGATCCGGCCAGCCGGCTGCAGGCGGGCGGCGTACATGCTCAATCGGTGCTGGTCGACCACCGGACCTATCCATGGCGCTCGAGCTGGCAGGGACGTCCCTGGCCCGAGGCGGTGATCTACGAATTGCATGTCGGCACCTTTACGCCGGAAGGCACCTTTGCTGCGGCCATGGACAGACTGGACGAACTGGCGGATCTGGGGATTACCGCTATCGAGGTGATGCCGGTCGGCCAATGGTCGGGCAAGCGCGGCTGGGGCTATGACGGCGTCCTGCCCTATGCGCCCCACCCCGCCTATGGCACGCCGGACGCGTTCAAGGCCTTTGTCGACCACGCACATGGTCTGGGCATGATGGTGATCCTGGACATTGTCATGAACCATTTCGGGTCCGAAGGCGCTCATCTGCACAGCCTGGCGCCGGAATTCTTCGCGCCCGAGCGCCATACGCCCTGGGGGGCGGCCATCCATTTCGACCTGCCGGCGGTGCGCGAATTCTGGATCGCCTGCGCCAGCATGTGGATTGCCGATTACCGGCTGGACGGGCTGCGCTTTGACGCGGTGCACGAAATCACCGGCCCGGGAGCCGACGACTTCCTGGCCGAGATGGCGACCCGGCTACGGGCGCTGGACCCGGCGCGCCGCATTCACCTGATCACCGAGGATGATCGCAATAGTCCGCGCTGGCGCGAGGACGGGCTTTATGATGCCAGCTGGAACGACGATTTCCACCACGCTATCCATACCGCGCTGACCGGCGAAGACCACGACTACTATGCCAGCTATGCGGTGGACCCGATCGGCGACCTGTGCCGCGCGCTGGCGCATGGCCAGGTCGAGGAAGGGCAGGAGCGCCAGGGACGCGATGGGCCGCGCGGGGAAAAAAGCGATCACCTGCAGCCAACCGCCTTCGTCAACGCCATCCAGACGCATGACCAGATCGGCAATCGTCCGCATGGCGAGCGGCTGATCACGCTGGCCGATGCAAAGGCTGTGGAAGTCGCCTATGCCATGCTGCTTGTGGCCCCCTATGTGCCGATGATCGTGATGGGCGAGGAGCGGGGCGAACAGGCGCCGTTCCTGTTCTTTGCCGATTTTCACGGGGAGTTGGCCGACAATGTCCGCGAGGGACGGGCCGCGGAGATCGGCGCGATTGCCGCGGCCGAGGAACCACCCCCCGATCCGCTGGCCGTGGACACCTTTGCCGCCTCCAAGCTGACCTGGAAAACCGATGCGGCAGCGCAAAGCTGGCTGGCGCTGACACGGCAAGCCCTGGCCTTCCGCCGGGACTATGTCGTGCCGCTGCTGAAATCGGGGCGGGTCGGCGCGGCGCAGGCTCGCCGGATCGGCGGCAGTGCCATTGAGGCGAACTGGCGGTTTGCTGCTGGCTCGCTGCATCTGGCGGTCAATTTCGGCACTGTCGGCGCCTTCCCTCCGGGGGCGCAAGAGCCCCAGTTCACGCTCAACCGTATCGAGAGAGACAATTTTGCGCTCTCCGTCCAAGGCCATTTCCATGATTGA
- the treY gene encoding malto-oligosyltrehalose synthase: protein MIDPIPTATYRIQLREGVGFAEVAAQLDYFAALGISHLYLSPIFAAAAGSTHGYDVIDPTAIEPSLGGRAGFEALAAAAHEKGLGVILDIVPNHTAFTLDNPWLADVLAHGEESRYGRHFDIDWAAGLLALPFLPEPFAAMLAAGAFSASDGFWRVGEMEIPLAADGRQGASTVDDLQALHKRQHWRLRHWETERDSITHRRFFNVTGLIGMRVEDEAVFADTHSLILELVRAGHVDGLRVDHIDGLADPRTYLERLAAALPGTPVWVEKILVGRETLPSGWQTAGTTGYEAGRLLARVLTDKDGRARLEQSWRAYTGQAGDFADVLTQAKLDILHNELAAELHQLVRLGAAALADDGTVEPGPESLRDAVTALLTGMTRYRTYVDGDGADAQDRALIDDIVEAARPGLRSARVLEHLAARLVTPASAAALAFAVRFQQVSGALLAKAQEDTAGFRWTAYLAGNDVGAEPAEATIEADEVNAFLAQRRPSDMTLSTSHDTKRSEDARMRLAAISHLPDEFAGLVEAAGMLPEAADVSPRWRWYIAQSALAIWGAEPEALQERLAAHIVKAMREAKEVTYWTRPVAAIEDPAIAFAAALSAQWIETRPAALARLLETGDALSLTQLTLKCLMPGFPDIYRGCEAPYYTLTDPDSRLPVDWDGLHGAAEAEGFVGDKARLTQTLLGLRAEERAFFDTADARMTLEDDGLSLVRTMGSRTLICTQSAGPHAPLSQTVWQSQYGGRRLTIGWQNG, encoded by the coding sequence ATGATTGATCCGATCCCGACCGCGACCTACCGCATCCAGCTGCGCGAGGGCGTCGGCTTTGCCGAGGTTGCCGCGCAGCTCGACTACTTTGCCGCGTTGGGGATTTCCCACCTCTACCTGTCGCCGATCTTTGCTGCGGCAGCCGGCTCCACGCATGGCTATGACGTGATTGATCCGACCGCCATCGAACCAAGCCTGGGCGGCCGCGCCGGGTTCGAGGCGCTGGCCGCTGCAGCGCATGAGAAGGGGTTGGGCGTGATCCTCGACATCGTGCCCAACCACACGGCGTTCACGCTGGACAATCCCTGGCTGGCCGACGTGCTGGCGCATGGCGAGGAGAGCCGCTATGGTCGGCATTTCGATATCGACTGGGCAGCGGGACTGCTGGCCCTGCCCTTCCTGCCAGAACCCTTTGCCGCAATGCTGGCGGCCGGGGCGTTTTCTGCATCGGACGGCTTTTGGCGCGTCGGCGAGATGGAAATCCCGCTGGCAGCCGACGGACGCCAGGGCGCGAGCACCGTCGATGACCTGCAGGCGCTGCACAAGCGGCAGCACTGGCGGTTGCGGCACTGGGAGACCGAGCGCGACAGCATTACCCATCGGCGGTTTTTCAACGTCACCGGGCTGATCGGCATGCGGGTGGAAGACGAGGCGGTGTTCGCCGACACGCATAGCCTGATCCTCGAGCTGGTCCGCGCTGGCCATGTCGACGGGCTGCGGGTGGACCATATTGACGGGCTGGCCGACCCAAGGACCTATCTCGAGCGGCTGGCCGCCGCGCTGCCGGGGACGCCGGTCTGGGTCGAGAAAATCCTGGTCGGGCGCGAGACACTGCCTTCGGGCTGGCAGACGGCCGGCACCACCGGCTACGAGGCCGGACGACTGCTGGCGCGGGTGCTGACCGATAAAGATGGGCGGGCGCGGCTGGAGCAGAGTTGGCGGGCCTATACCGGCCAGGCCGGCGACTTTGCCGATGTGCTGACGCAGGCCAAACTGGATATCCTCCATAATGAGCTGGCGGCCGAACTGCATCAGCTGGTCCGACTGGGCGCGGCGGCACTGGCCGACGATGGGACGGTCGAACCGGGGCCGGAAAGCCTGCGCGATGCGGTGACGGCGCTGCTGACCGGGATGACGCGCTACCGCACCTATGTGGATGGCGACGGCGCCGATGCGCAGGACCGCGCGCTGATCGACGACATCGTGGAAGCCGCGCGGCCAGGACTGCGCTCCGCGCGGGTGCTGGAGCATCTGGCGGCCAGGCTGGTGACGCCGGCATCGGCGGCGGCCTTGGCCTTTGCCGTGCGTTTCCAGCAGGTGTCGGGGGCGCTCTTGGCCAAGGCACAGGAGGACACCGCCGGGTTCCGCTGGACGGCCTATCTGGCGGGCAATGATGTCGGCGCCGAGCCGGCCGAGGCGACGATCGAGGCGGATGAAGTCAATGCCTTCCTGGCGCAGCGCCGCCCGTCGGACATGACGCTGAGCACCAGCCACGACACCAAGCGCTCCGAAGACGCAAGGATGCGGCTGGCGGCGATCAGCCACTTGCCGGACGAGTTTGCCGGACTGGTGGAAGCGGCCGGCATGCTGCCGGAAGCAGCAGACGTATCGCCGCGCTGGCGCTGGTATATTGCCCAGTCGGCCCTGGCCATCTGGGGAGCCGAACCCGAGGCGCTACAGGAACGGCTGGCGGCGCATATCGTCAAGGCGATGCGCGAGGCCAAGGAGGTCACATACTGGACCCGGCCGGTGGCCGCGATCGAGGATCCGGCGATCGCTTTTGCCGCGGCGCTGAGCGCGCAGTGGATCGAGACCAGGCCGGCGGCGCTGGCGCGGCTGCTCGAGACCGGCGACGCCCTCAGCCTGACGCAGCTGACGCTCAAATGCCTGATGCCGGGCTTTCCCGACATCTATCGCGGCTGTGAGGCGCCTTATTACACGTTAACCGACCCCGACAGCCGGCTGCCGGTGGACTGGGATGGGTTGCACGGGGCAGCAGAAGCGGAGGGTTTTGTCGGCGACAAGGCGCGGCTGACGCAGACATTGCTGGGGCTGCGGGCAGAGGAGCGGGCGTTCTTCGACACTGCCGATGCGCGGATGACGCTGGAGGATGACGGGCTGAGCCTGGTGCGGACAATGGGCTCACGAACGCTTATCTGCACGCAGAGCGCCGGGCCGCATGCGCCGCTCAGCCAGACCGTGTGGCAGAGCCAGTATGGCGGGCGCCGGCTGACCATTGGCTGGCAGAACGGCTAG
- a CDS encoding response regulator, whose translation MKPRILVVDDEPQIQRFLRPALEASDFDVETADTAAMARRMAATRAPALIVLDLGLPDGDGKDVILAVRAFSSVPIIVLSARDQEIEKIAALDAGANDYIEKPFGIGELLARIRVALRHAEPGDAPPGPQHFGRVTLDRQLRLVRVGDDPVHLTPKEYDLLVLLADHAGRVVTHGMALQRLWGPAHAQDTQYLRVLVAQLRAKLSDNAEPRLIENEAGVGYRLVATAS comes from the coding sequence ATGAAGCCGCGTATCCTCGTCGTTGATGACGAGCCACAGATCCAGCGCTTCCTGCGGCCGGCGCTCGAAGCCAGCGATTTCGATGTCGAAACCGCCGACACCGCCGCCATGGCCAGGCGGATGGCCGCGACGCGCGCGCCGGCGCTGATCGTGCTCGATCTGGGCCTGCCCGATGGCGACGGCAAGGATGTCATCCTCGCCGTGCGCGCCTTCTCGTCGGTCCCCATTATCGTCCTGTCCGCCCGCGATCAGGAAATCGAAAAGATCGCCGCCCTCGATGCCGGCGCCAATGACTATATCGAAAAGCCCTTCGGCATCGGCGAGCTGCTGGCTCGTATCCGCGTGGCTTTGCGCCACGCCGAGCCTGGCGACGCGCCCCCGGGTCCGCAGCACTTCGGTCGGGTGACCCTCGATCGGCAGCTTAGACTCGTACGTGTGGGCGACGATCCCGTGCACCTTACCCCCAAGGAATACGACCTGCTCGTCCTGCTCGCCGATCACGCCGGCCGCGTCGTTACTCATGGCATGGCACTGCAGCGCCTCTGGGGCCCTGCCCATGCCCAGGACACGCAATATCTGCGCGTCCTCGTCGCCCAGCTGCGCGCCAAGCTCTCGGACAATGCCGAACCCCGCCTCATCGAGAACGAGGCCGGGGTCGGCTATCGGCTGGTCGCGACAGCGTCCTAG
- a CDS encoding sensor histidine kinase, protein MQRAADPLRPDPVALLQLAAREGRGKLTIFLGMAPGVGKTYAMLERARALQAKGVDVVIGLVETHGRDETAALADGLEILPRRDGAGAYGGFDLDAALQRRPQLLIVDELAHSNPPGSRHPKRHQDIAELTAAGINVWTALNIQHLESLSDLVARIAGVPVRETVPDVVLKTADDIVLVDLPPDELIERLRAGKVYLPDNADRALAGFFTPATLTALRELSLRRAADRVDDQMVDLLRQGAIEGPWASGERLLVCVGPDDMSDSVVRQASRLASGLNARWLVLSLANPHGMPPDAEAGARLETTLQLAERLGAETRRESATDFVAAILRLARRENITQIVIGRSRRRHFWQRSLPDALLHQAGDIGIHIVAGQRAERNAASRRRTAPEWALVVATPVLAVGATTLLGFGLSAIVALQNLSMLYLAAVLLSAVVAGRFSALLASVLSFLAYNFFFITPTGRLTIARPEEVLSLVIFVGVALAAGQLAARLRLSIDRARQQTSQAQALLDFARKMAGAFGRDQVLDAMASHIHAALGSPTVVLAADEAGELALAAAWPPDQDLDATAMMAALWARDKREPAGFMTGTLPQVPYLFHPVRSGQRVLAVVGLAMQAANGPESDEEQRTLNAILEQSAIALDRAQLARESNAASIARESEKVQAALLSSLSHDLRTPLASITGAVTSLRELGERMPAATRADLLLSIEEEAGRLNRFVANLFEMTRIQSGMIRAKRQPTIVADVIAAAVGRARRPHPGLEVEVSLADPTPVASADPVLLEQVLFNLLDNAAKYAGDSPLTIYARAEKDSVMITVTDQGKGIAAADLERIFDKFYRRAKGDGRQAGTGLGLAIARGLLTAMGGTITAESPAMRRRGTRFVIRLPLAGPAAP, encoded by the coding sequence ATGCAGCGCGCCGCCGACCCGCTCCGCCCCGATCCCGTCGCGCTGCTGCAGCTTGCCGCCCGCGAAGGGCGCGGCAAGCTCACCATCTTCCTGGGCATGGCCCCCGGCGTCGGCAAGACCTATGCCATGCTGGAGCGCGCCCGCGCGCTCCAGGCCAAGGGCGTCGATGTCGTCATCGGCCTCGTCGAAACCCATGGCCGGGATGAGACCGCCGCGCTGGCCGACGGTCTTGAGATCCTGCCGCGCCGTGACGGGGCAGGGGCATATGGCGGCTTTGACCTCGATGCGGCGCTGCAGCGCCGTCCGCAATTGCTCATCGTCGACGAGCTGGCCCATTCCAATCCGCCCGGTTCGCGCCATCCCAAGCGCCACCAGGACATTGCCGAGCTGACCGCTGCCGGCATCAATGTCTGGACCGCGCTCAATATCCAGCACCTCGAAAGCCTCTCCGACCTCGTCGCCCGCATTGCCGGCGTGCCGGTGCGTGAGACGGTGCCGGACGTGGTGCTCAAGACGGCCGACGATATCGTGCTGGTCGATCTGCCACCCGACGAGCTGATTGAACGCCTGCGGGCCGGCAAGGTCTATCTGCCCGACAATGCCGACCGCGCCCTGGCCGGCTTCTTCACCCCGGCCACCCTCACCGCCTTGCGCGAGCTATCGCTGCGCCGTGCCGCCGACCGGGTCGATGACCAGATGGTCGATCTGCTGCGCCAGGGCGCCATCGAGGGGCCCTGGGCCAGCGGCGAGCGCCTGCTGGTCTGCGTCGGTCCCGACGACATGTCCGACAGCGTGGTGCGGCAGGCCAGCCGCCTCGCCTCCGGGCTTAATGCCCGCTGGCTGGTGCTCTCGCTCGCCAATCCGCATGGAATGCCACCCGATGCCGAGGCCGGCGCCCGCCTCGAAACCACGCTCCAGCTGGCCGAACGGCTCGGCGCCGAGACGCGGCGCGAATCCGCGACCGACTTCGTCGCCGCTATCCTCAGGCTGGCGCGGCGCGAAAACATCACCCAGATCGTCATCGGCCGCAGCCGGCGCCGCCATTTCTGGCAGCGTTCCCTTCCCGATGCCCTGCTGCATCAGGCTGGCGATATCGGCATCCATATCGTTGCTGGCCAGCGGGCCGAGCGGAATGCCGCTTCGCGCCGCCGCACCGCCCCCGAATGGGCACTGGTCGTCGCCACGCCCGTGCTGGCGGTGGGCGCCACCACGCTGCTCGGCTTTGGCCTGTCGGCCATCGTGGCGCTGCAGAACCTCTCCATGCTCTACCTGGCCGCCGTGCTGCTATCGGCGGTGGTGGCTGGGCGTTTTTCGGCCCTGCTGGCCTCGGTCCTGTCCTTCCTGGCCTATAATTTCTTCTTCATCACCCCCACCGGGCGGCTGACCATTGCCCGGCCCGAAGAGGTGCTGTCGCTGGTGATCTTTGTCGGCGTTGCTCTGGCCGCCGGCCAGCTCGCTGCCCGCCTGCGGCTGAGCATCGACCGCGCCCGGCAGCAGACCAGCCAGGCCCAGGCTTTGCTCGATTTCGCCCGCAAGATGGCTGGCGCCTTCGGCCGCGACCAGGTGCTTGATGCCATGGCCAGCCACATCCACGCTGCGCTGGGCTCGCCCACCGTGGTCCTGGCCGCTGACGAGGCGGGCGAGCTTGCACTGGCCGCTGCCTGGCCGCCCGATCAGGATCTCGACGCCACCGCGATGATGGCGGCGCTCTGGGCCCGCGACAAGCGCGAGCCGGCCGGCTTCATGACCGGCACGCTGCCCCAGGTGCCCTATCTGTTTCATCCGGTCCGCTCGGGCCAGCGCGTGCTCGCCGTGGTGGGTCTGGCCATGCAAGCGGCCAATGGACCCGAAAGCGATGAGGAACAGCGCACCCTCAACGCCATTCTGGAACAATCCGCCATTGCCCTCGACCGCGCCCAGCTAGCGCGTGAGAGCAATGCGGCCTCCATTGCCCGGGAAAGCGAAAAGGTCCAGGCGGCGCTGCTGTCTTCGCTGTCGCACGATCTGCGCACGCCCTTGGCCAGCATTACCGGCGCGGTCACCAGCCTGCGCGAACTGGGCGAGCGCATGCCCGCCGCCACCAGGGCCGATCTCCTGCTCTCGATCGAGGAGGAGGCCGGCCGCCTCAACCGCTTCGTTGCCAATCTCTTCGAAATGACCCGCATCCAATCCGGCATGATCCGGGCGAAACGCCAGCCCACTATCGTAGCCGATGTCATTGCCGCGGCGGTCGGCCGGGCACGGCGACCCCATCCCGGCCTGGAGGTTGAGGTCAGCCTCGCCGATCCGACCCCCGTCGCCAGCGCCGACCCGGTCCTGCTCGAACAGGTGCTCTTTAATCTCCTCGACAATGCTGCCAAATATGCCGGCGACAGCCCGCTCACGATCTATGCGCGCGCAGAGAAAGACAGTGTGATGATCACGGTAACCGATCAGGGCAAGGGCATTGCTGCGGCCGACCTGGAGCGCATCTTCGACAAGTTCTACCGCCGCGCCAAGGGCGATGGCCGCCAGGCCGGCACCGGTCTGGGCCTGGCCATTGCCCGCGGCCTGCTCACCGCCATGGGCGGCACCATCACCGCGGAAAGCCCGGCCATGCGTCGGCGCGGCACCCGCTTTGTCATCCGCCTGCCGCTGGCCGGGCCGGCCGCGCCATGA
- the kdpC gene encoding potassium-transporting ATPase subunit KdpC, whose protein sequence is MLNQIRPAIVMTVLFTLLTGLVYPLAITGFGQLAFPAQANGSRLDRDGIIIGSALIGQDFTQPGYFWPRPSATGPAPYNAAASSGSNLGATDARLVARVDDTVASLGGAPLPADAATTSASGLDPDISPANARQQLPRIAAARGVPLATLEALLADKTALPILAIFGEPRVNVLALNLALDQQAPLAR, encoded by the coding sequence ATGCTCAACCAAATCCGCCCGGCCATCGTCATGACCGTCCTCTTCACCCTGCTGACCGGCCTCGTCTATCCCCTCGCCATCACCGGCTTCGGCCAGTTGGCCTTCCCCGCCCAAGCCAATGGCAGTCGCCTCGATCGCGACGGCATCATCATCGGCTCGGCTTTGATCGGCCAGGACTTCACCCAGCCCGGCTATTTCTGGCCGCGGCCCTCCGCCACCGGCCCCGCGCCCTATAATGCCGCGGCCTCCAGCGGCTCCAATCTTGGCGCCACCGATGCCCGTCTCGTGGCGCGCGTCGACGACACCGTGGCCAGCCTGGGCGGTGCGCCGCTGCCGGCTGACGCCGCCACCACCTCGGCCTCGGGGCTTGATCCCGATATCTCCCCGGCCAATGCCCGCCAGCAACTGCCCCGTATTGCTGCCGCCCGCGGCGTGCCGCTGGCCACGCTCGAAGCGCTGCTGGCAGACAAGACGGCGCTGCCGATCTTGGCTATATTCGGCGAACCGCGCGTCAATGTCCTGGCGCTCAATCTGGCCCTCGATCAGCAGGCGCCCTTGGCGAGGTAA